A segment of the Ptychodera flava strain L36383 unplaced genomic scaffold, AS_Pfla_20210202 Scaffold_28__1_contigs__length_4768798_pilon, whole genome shotgun sequence genome:
ttttgggggcaatttttcctcatttttggtcaaaaaatttgtttctcaaaatttaccagtctgattgctttgacatTTAAACAGtcggtccttagggtttttgttaataagatatattgaaattaagttgaaatctggaattttgaattttggggcaactttgcgaaactttcagttttactgggatatctttcattttgtatttttaagattttttttgggtaatttaatacctactggaactaagagtatataatgtggtgatttagtaagcatttgatatggtaaactgtatttgatgttgaaatgcggtaaaaaaatcctggcagattttgaaaaaattccaaacaaatgcccataaaaaattcagccagagaaggtttgacaaaaaaagGTGGGAAAGTGgggaaaaagaatgtacaatggatcggataaaaagataatgtacctcatcgatcttccagacaccatcccttatcaaatggtccaccccgatgtatttttgtgcacaattaaccatgcagtgtattttagtttaagatgtcaagttaggtaaggatttgaaaggaatagtcaagttcaccacagtttaactttatctcttgtgtcatcatccttgtgtaattggttaagtttgtaagttgttccagatgtggatgtaccagctgttctggaagaaaacaatgtttactatttcctgtagggtttctgagttgatgattgtatgttgaaatttctccatgtatctggtgtatgggcaaagtgtaaacattggttgcatgttatgtatttcagtctatgtcaaatattgtaaatgaaaaatcaagaacagtttactgtgtgcttgtaaaagataacatatttgtcaatacataaactgccttgcagattgattgtcttaaatattatcacagaagtagaaaaggaaaagaaactaatcaaattgctgtaacatattcactctcagtgcctgtataggcctatacttaactattttatcattacattcagctgtttgttatatctttatcactctccatgggccaaggcacacttggggtcaatgtcatcactctgtgccagtctgtgtatgtcagtctgtctgtatatgtatgtccatgtttcatacaattgttgacttgttttgataactatatgggagcgaacagtgatgttgtcactattttttaattttaaagtgtaaCTATTCGCTCATCATccattattcaaaatttgcacatttgaaaTTCAGTTACATTGAATTCatacaatatcaaaatatatccAACGTTTTTATGACAATCTAGTTCATGTTTTTTGGTCACTTCTGCTATGCGAATCAAAATTCACAGTAAAGTTACCAATTATTATATTAGGCCAAATGAAAGGGTATATCAGTTTTCAATATCCTGACCCACCCCATTGACCCTATATTCTTTTtgcacttttgaaatatttcaagttAATTCTCTGTAATTCTACCATATTTAATTGATATTAGccatcaaattgaaaaataaaaaaggtctTCTGACCCACCTACCCTTAATTTTTTATGGCATTTTAccagaaacacaatttttttatttggccgtCCTGGCAACTTCTGATCTCAGTGCATCAAGAAAACACCAgcttttctctgaaaattttgtgaatgttGGTCAGTCATTTCTCCTGTGTAAATCAGagattaatttgtcaaattttactaTTTTAGCTGCTCACTTTTGACTCTGTAATGTTTTACAGAAAAAGACTTCAGATAATACCCCGGTCATTATTCATACATTATAATATCCATGGATAGAATACACACATCTGGTAAGACAGGGGTGAATTCATAGCTCTGTATATATATGTCATTAGTGCACACAATTTTCATGTGGAACTTGGGAACTTGTGAGATTTGGTTGCAAATGCTCATAACAGCTGTCTTTGTGAAATCTGCAGAAAACCCAAAGAACAGGGGATCAAACATTTTTCGTGAAACAAGTAGGCCCTCTTAAGTGTTTTTCCATCCTTCAAGTAACTCTtgagttttgatgattttttcaccattttaattttgtatgtcaGTTGCAAGTTCTTGATCTattccgaaaaaaaaaaaaaaattacaacatccACGATTTAACTTGTCAACATAACATCTGTACATGTTAATACTCTTATTGGGTACAATTGAATTCTAGCCTGAACCGAAAATTAACAGCCATCATTTAGTGCAGTGTAttcatgtacaggctgagttcacaagctgaatactgtgtgaCAGTGAccccaacatgctttggggagtagatgAAGTAATTACGAGTTATATCAAAACCGAAACTAgggataaaatcatcaaaggtTGGGATTACAGGGCCTTGAATAGTACTAATATGGTAAAATATGTCTTTACAGAGATTGCAATCATCGTTGGAAGTCTTGCGCACTACTGTCATTTATCAGCAGACTGTGAGGTGGCTGGACAAGGACGCTGTACAGATTTAATCAtggagaaaactaaaaacatGAGCAGATCCAATACTCGTCCAATGAAAATGGCAACCGATCTCCAACACGACAGACCGTTTGTTTGCCAGCAATGCGGGTACGCTTTCAGATGGAAAAGGAACCTCAAACAGCACCGATTGGTCCACAATAATGAGAGACCATTCATTTGCAGAGAATGTGGGAAGAGCTTCAAAAGGAATGACTGCCTGACTTCACATCTAAGGACACACTCTGACAACCGAGACTTTGTGTGCTACAAGTGTGGCAAAGCCTTCAGGTACAACAGCGGTCAGTTTAAGCACATGCAAGATGTACACTCAGATGAGAGACCGTACAAGTGTGTGGTGTGCGACAAGCGGTTCAAGCAAAAAGTCGCGCTAGAGATGCACATGCGAAGCCACACACAGGAGAAACCATTCAAGTGCCAGGAGTGCGGTAAACAGTTTGGGCGAAAGTTCACGCTGAACACACATCAGAAGATACACAGAAACGAACGGGCGCATGTGTGCCATATCTGCAGCAAGGCTTTCACACAGAGAGGCTCCCTGAAAGACCACATCAGAATCCATACAAATGAAAGGCGGTACGCATGCAAAGACTGTGGTAAAAGTTTCGTGTTCCTGTGCAATTTGCGATCACACGTGAAGACCCACTCGAGCGAGAATTTGTTTGCCTGCAAGGAGTGTGGTGAAACGTTCAGAACCAGGTACAGGCTGAAGAAACATGTTCAGAGCCACAAAACAGATTAGTGTTTTGTCTTGCAAAGACTGATGGGATCTTAATGCTGGTATTGGTCAGAGCTGTGTAATGTTCTGATCCGAAACAGTAGCAGTGGAAATTGCAATAGTTTTTGAACAGTGTTTTGAAAGTTAGATTCAAAGTAGAGGTCATCAGAACATGCATGGAATGTTTTAGAAGTCACCAGAACATGCATGAAATGTTCTGAAGTATGTTAACTTTGTCACTGTACAGTGTGTCAATGTACAGTGTGTCACTGTGCTGGCAATTTGAGATTGTAATTGATTACAGCCTCaccagctgtatcttttagcattgtattaatgattttactttcaagctaaaataagttGGTGAGAATGTATTATTAAGATTGTGTATACACTTAGTATTAACTACCCTCTGGGACTGTACAATATATATGCAATCTTGAataagataaagattacactgcaatTCTAAATGTTTTCCTAAACATTAAATCGCAGCTCCATGCGGAAAAGCAAAAACTGTGGATACTGGGCATATCTGTACTGAAATCTCCAATAAACTGCACAGAATAGGCCAgtgtaatgcataggggtgaataTTTTCCatctgtgacattgtatgttctgtttcctttgtaatattaccaatttttgaaaatggtgggaaatgaaaatgaccattaaaatttgaatttactcgtcaaatgtttcacaaagtaatggtttcctaatgcagtaaaagtcggtatcccttcagagggtagaatttacagaaaaaaaactaagagagaataggaagatattttgaggccAACAAATTTTAAGAGTTACCGGTACAGCTGGTGGGGCTTTAACCATAAGTGATTTTAAGAGTGGTCAAAAAATAGATTAACATTGTAAACTGTCGAATGCAGTTTTACTGCATTGTCAAAAGAAATTAATGTATGATTTGAAATCGACAAATAGCGTGAATGCTCGCTCGTCtttgaaaaacaagaaaaaatctttcatattcaataattttataaatttgcaaTATGTGTACTCAGGGCTCAAACTCAAAACGTCagtttttgtcaacacacacGCTGTGCATGCATGGTTACATGTACACACCAGTATGCACCAGCTTCTGATGTACCTGCAAAATGACCGTTATAGGATGTCAATATCATGTTCAAAGTCATCCTCCCGATCTTCCCTTGCAAGTTTCTCCTTTTGTATTCTTTGACCATGCAGTGTAGTTTTAAGTCCTCTGCTTTGGATCTATTACCATGTTTAAaccaaggaaagtttgagcaaaagtttaagtctttcactttcgaggtgcatattaccttaactgTTGTCATTGGTGCTGCCATTGCAAATAAATACTGTGTAACCATTGTTGAGACACTCATGTGCAATGCAGTAagattgtctcaattttattagtttttacaCTAAATGATTATTTTCTCAGGGATATAAGCAAGCAGTCACGTTACATGTGCCACATGAAAAGTAATCCATGTTCAGGGAATTTTTTTCTATAAAAAGTGATGCATTCAGGCGGCACATTCACCATTCAATGGGAGTACCCCCTCAACGGATACATTATAATCATTTACTTTTAATACAATTGTGATGCATGGCAAACAAATTGTAAGTCATATCTTTTCAGACATCGATAGTGTAATCCAGATGTATCAGCCTTCGTGATTGACAGTAGCGCACATACTCAGGTCCAGAATTTTATgctttgtgttattatttgtgTGCATTTGTCATTAAAGACGAACTGCTTGTTTCACACTGTTCCTGTCACTAGTTTTTGCCATGTGGCAAATTGATAGGTGGTGaatcttaacaatttttatataATATAAATGCTAACATATCTTGTAAGACAtattaaaatacagatatactGTTATAGATAATTGTAAACTTTGAAATAGATAGAGAGATCACTGTTTTGCCTGGCCACTTCCAGCCAACTCTAAGGTCATCTAGTGAGTTTCAGTGTGTGCTGCTATTAGTTCAGCtgattatcaaaaaaacattgcaaAGTGCATACGAAAGTCCCACAGAGTACTCAACTGAAGATTTGTCTAATAATACTGGTACGATGAGTATAGTAGAACATTCACATCTTGACACCTTTGTACCATGTATTCATTGTATGAGTAAAAGGACTATGGTATATCTGGAGAGTGTTGTTTCACACGTGCATTATaaactgaaaatgcaaaataaacattCGGGATACTATTGAAGAGTTAACTTTGATTACTTGAAGT
Coding sequences within it:
- the LOC139127044 gene encoding zinc finger protein 501-like isoform X1 gives rise to the protein MALTDLDQAECSNFFQEIRILDKSHEIMESFVAACERLTRQYHNEALSVSEIAIIVGSLAHYCHLSADCEVAGQGRCTDLIMEKTKNMSRSNTRPMKMATDLQHDRPFVCQQCGYAFRWKRNLKQHRLVHNNERPFICRECGKSFKRNDCLTSHLRTHSDNRDFVCYKCGKAFRYNSGQFKHMQDVHSDERPYKCVVCDKRFKQKVALEMHMRSHTQEKPFKCQECGKQFGRKFTLNTHQKIHRNERAHVCHICSKAFTQRGSLKDHIRIHTNERRYACKDCGKSFVFLCNLRSHVKTHSSENLFACKECGETFRTRYRLKKHVQSHKTD
- the LOC139127044 gene encoding zinc finger protein 501-like isoform X3: MALTDLDQAEIAIIVGSLAHYCHLSADCEVAGQGRCTDLIMEKTKNMSRSNTRPMKMATDLQHDRPFVCQQCGYAFRWKRNLKQHRLVHNNERPFICRECGKSFKRNDCLTSHLRTHSDNRDFVCYKCGKAFRYNSGQFKHMQDVHSDERPYKCVVCDKRFKQKVALEMHMRSHTQEKPFKCQECGKQFGRKFTLNTHQKIHRNERAHVCHICSKAFTQRGSLKDHIRIHTNERRYACKDCGKSFVFLCNLRSHVKTHSSENLFACKECGETFRTRYRLKKHVQSHKTD
- the LOC139127044 gene encoding zinc finger protein 501-like isoform X2 is translated as MESFVAACERLTRQYHNEALSVSEIAIIVGSLAHYCHLSADCEVAGQGRCTDLIMEKTKNMSRSNTRPMKMATDLQHDRPFVCQQCGYAFRWKRNLKQHRLVHNNERPFICRECGKSFKRNDCLTSHLRTHSDNRDFVCYKCGKAFRYNSGQFKHMQDVHSDERPYKCVVCDKRFKQKVALEMHMRSHTQEKPFKCQECGKQFGRKFTLNTHQKIHRNERAHVCHICSKAFTQRGSLKDHIRIHTNERRYACKDCGKSFVFLCNLRSHVKTHSSENLFACKECGETFRTRYRLKKHVQSHKTD